In Xenopus tropicalis strain Nigerian chromosome 5, UCB_Xtro_10.0, whole genome shotgun sequence, one genomic interval encodes:
- the dipk2a gene encoding divergent protein kinase domain 2A isoform X1, with product MVAVNYVGEELWSYFNAPWEKRVDLAWQLMEIAEQLTNNDFDFALYLLDVSFDNFAVGPRDGKVIIVDAENVLVADKKLIKQNKPENWDVWYESKFDDCDKEACLSFSKEILCSRATVDHNYYAICQNLLSRHATWRGTSGGLLHDPPAEIAKDGRLEALLDECANPKKRYGRFKSAKELREYLAQLSNNAR from the exons ATGGTGGCTGTCAATTATGTTGGAGAAGAACTCTGGAGTTACTTTAATGCTCCATGGGAGAAACGAGTAGACTTAGCATGGCAGCTAATGGAAATTGCGGAACAGCTTACGAACAATGACTTTGATTTTGCACTTTATCTCCTGGATGTCAGCTTCGATAACTTTGCAGTTGGACCGCGGGATGGGAAAGTTATCATTGTTGATGCTGAGAATGTGTTAGTAGCTGACAAAAAACTAATAAAGCAAA ATAAACCTGAAAACTGGGATGTGTGGTACGAAAGCAAGTTTGATGACTGTGACAAGGAAGCTTGCCTATCTTTTTCAAAAGAGATTCTTTGCTCTCGGGCTACTGTGGACCATAATTATTATGCTATTTGCCAGAACCTCCTTTCCAGACATGCCACCTGGCGTGGCACCTCCGGAGGACTACTTCATGATCCTCCAGCAGAAATCGCCAAAGATGGCCGCCTTGAGGCCTTGCTGGATGAATGTGCTAACCCAAAGAAAAGATACGGCAGATTTAAATCTGCAAAAGAACTGCGTGAATACCTTGCACAATTAAGTAATAATGCGAGGTAG